A stretch of the Streptomyces ortus genome encodes the following:
- a CDS encoding SGNH/GDSL hydrolase family protein: MAEVGRRDACRALTAVAGALALTMLGTAAAHGGPPAAPDRPGAPAAPGHWTGSWEAAASGTAAPLPGASIRNVVRTSVGGTAVRVRVSNRLGTLPLVLGAATVARQRPNAPKSPKAVSGTMRALTFGGRKKITVPAGRDVVSDPLPLNVPAAANLLVTLHTPGDSGPATYHRDALQTNFLALDGNRAAEVGGAGYRATTTSWYYVTGVDVLRPQAPGSVVALGDSLTDGSGSTPNANRRWPDRLAERLRALPPGRRQGVLNAGVAGNRLLREGRGPSASARFDADVLSRTGVRTLIVLEGVNDIKGTPDQTDPAALVAAYRELVRRAHARGIRVVGATITPFGGHGGHTAARERVRRAVNRLIRGGGVFDAVADFDAVVRDPSRPDRLRAAYDPGDHLHFNDAGMRALADSIDLMDLAGPAR; encoded by the coding sequence ATGGCCGAGGTCGGACGAAGAGACGCCTGCCGGGCCCTGACCGCCGTGGCCGGCGCGCTGGCACTCACGATGCTCGGCACGGCCGCGGCCCACGGCGGACCCCCGGCCGCCCCCGATCGCCCGGGTGCGCCGGCCGCCCCCGGGCACTGGACCGGCAGCTGGGAGGCCGCCGCCTCCGGCACCGCCGCTCCGCTCCCCGGCGCCTCGATCCGCAACGTCGTCCGTACGAGCGTCGGCGGTACGGCCGTCCGCGTCCGCGTGTCCAACCGGCTCGGCACCCTGCCGCTGGTGCTGGGCGCCGCCACTGTCGCCAGGCAACGGCCGAACGCGCCCAAGAGCCCGAAGGCCGTCTCCGGCACCATGCGCGCCCTCACCTTCGGCGGCCGGAAGAAGATCACCGTGCCGGCCGGCCGGGACGTCGTCAGCGACCCCCTCCCGCTGAACGTGCCCGCCGCCGCGAACCTCCTCGTCACCCTCCACACCCCCGGCGACTCGGGCCCCGCGACCTACCACCGCGACGCACTGCAGACCAACTTCCTCGCCCTGGACGGCAATCGCGCCGCGGAGGTGGGCGGCGCGGGGTACAGGGCCACGACCACCTCCTGGTACTACGTGACCGGCGTCGACGTACTCCGTCCGCAGGCTCCCGGCAGCGTGGTCGCGCTCGGCGACTCGCTCACCGACGGCTCCGGCTCGACACCGAACGCCAACCGCCGCTGGCCCGACCGGCTCGCCGAGCGGCTCCGCGCGCTGCCGCCCGGCCGTCGGCAGGGCGTACTGAACGCGGGTGTCGCCGGCAACCGGCTCCTGCGCGAAGGGCGCGGGCCCAGCGCGTCGGCCCGGTTCGACGCCGATGTACTCTCCCGCACCGGGGTGCGCACGCTGATCGTGCTGGAGGGCGTCAACGACATCAAGGGCACGCCGGACCAGACCGACCCGGCCGCCCTCGTCGCCGCGTACCGCGAGCTCGTCCGGCGCGCCCACGCCCGCGGGATCCGGGTCGTCGGCGCCACGATCACCCCGTTCGGCGGCCACGGCGGTCACACGGCGGCCCGCGAGCGCGTACGCCGGGCGGTCAACCGGCTCATTCGCGGCGGGGGCGTGTTCGACGCGGTCGCCGACTTCGACGCCGTGGTCCGCGACCCGTCCCGGCCGGACCGGCTGCGGGCCGCCTACGATCCCGGGGACCACCTGCACTTCAACGACGCGGGCATGCGGGCCCTGGCCGACAGCATCGACCTCATGGACCTGGCCGGCCCCGCGCGGTGA
- a CDS encoding DUF456 domain-containing protein: MGAWELLLVGVVMLLGLSGVLVPGAPGSWLVWAAVLWWAFEDPRALSWGVLVGATAVLLVAHVIRWWLPPRTLRASGATPRMAVYAGVGALLGFFLVPVLGAIPGFLGGAYLAERLRLGGHGDAMTSVRRVLRRGGTSVLVELFACLLIAGAWLGAVVRG; this comes from the coding sequence ATGGGAGCGTGGGAACTCCTGCTGGTCGGTGTGGTGATGCTGCTCGGCCTGAGCGGAGTGCTGGTGCCCGGCGCGCCGGGGTCGTGGCTCGTCTGGGCCGCGGTCCTGTGGTGGGCGTTCGAGGATCCCCGGGCGCTCTCCTGGGGTGTGCTCGTGGGCGCCACCGCCGTCCTCCTCGTCGCCCACGTGATCCGCTGGTGGCTGCCGCCGCGCACTCTGCGGGCGAGCGGCGCGACCCCCCGAATGGCGGTGTACGCGGGTGTCGGCGCCCTTCTCGGCTTCTTCCTGGTGCCGGTGCTCGGCGCGATCCCCGGTTTTCTCGGTGGCGCCTACCTCGCCGAACGGCTGCGGCTCGGCGGCCACGGGGACGCGATGACGTCCGTACGCAGGGTGTTGCGCCGGGGCGGGACGAGTGTGCTGGTGGAGCTGTTCGCGTGTCTGCTGATCGCGGGGGCATGGCTGGGAGCCGTCGTCCGGGGCTGA
- a CDS encoding protein phosphatase 2C domain-containing protein — translation MSTEGPPPASAAAGPDEQPHPSAAPPPADTLLDIPADPPTDPPVLDVPDTPTPLDHVGSGPPTYDAEPTAQPPAEPDDLDDIVADTVLDGASYGTYTLRAVSVRGDSARFRGEPRRDSLLTARFGTGDDALVLVAMATGARATPDAHRAAAEACHWIGRAVGRSHARLAQDIRAARRGDLKSGLHRLTDRSLGRLRAGAVERGVRPEEYTASLRCLLLPADPECRTRVFFGVGAGGLFRLRDGEWQDIEPRVADATGEAVVGFGSLPPGTPQGTPHGTHPGTPHETPDGDRLTMDLGITTPPSPYEPAPEPPPRDPFRFRASVARPGDTLLLCSGGLAEPLRGEPRLVEHLTSRWSRSEPPGVAAFLADSTVRVKGYADDRTAAAVWEA, via the coding sequence ATGTCCACGGAAGGCCCCCCGCCGGCCTCGGCGGCGGCAGGCCCCGACGAGCAGCCGCACCCCTCCGCCGCCCCGCCCCCCGCCGACACCCTCCTCGACATCCCCGCCGACCCGCCCACCGACCCGCCTGTCCTGGACGTGCCCGACACCCCCACCCCCCTCGACCACGTCGGCTCCGGCCCGCCCACCTACGACGCCGAACCAACCGCCCAGCCGCCCGCCGAACCGGACGACCTCGACGACATCGTGGCCGACACCGTGCTGGACGGGGCGTCGTACGGCACGTACACCCTGCGCGCCGTGTCCGTGCGCGGCGACTCCGCCCGGTTCCGGGGCGAGCCCCGCAGGGACTCCCTGCTCACGGCCCGCTTCGGCACCGGCGACGACGCGCTCGTCCTGGTCGCCATGGCGACCGGCGCCCGCGCCACCCCCGACGCCCATCGCGCCGCGGCCGAGGCCTGCCACTGGATCGGCAGGGCCGTGGGCCGCAGCCACGCCCGGCTGGCCCAGGACATCAGGGCCGCCCGGCGCGGCGATCTGAAGTCGGGGCTGCACCGCCTCACCGACCGCAGCCTCGGCAGACTGAGGGCCGGCGCAGTTGAGCGCGGCGTCCGACCCGAGGAGTACACCGCGAGCCTGCGCTGCCTGCTCCTGCCCGCCGACCCCGAGTGCCGTACGCGCGTCTTCTTCGGCGTGGGGGCGGGAGGCCTCTTCCGACTGCGGGACGGCGAGTGGCAGGACATCGAACCGCGCGTCGCCGACGCCACGGGCGAGGCCGTCGTCGGCTTCGGCTCCCTGCCCCCAGGGACGCCGCAAGGAACGCCGCACGGCACACATCCCGGCACGCCGCACGAGACGCCCGACGGCGACCGCCTCACCATGGACCTGGGCATCACCACACCCCCGAGCCCGTACGAACCGGCGCCCGAACCACCGCCCCGCGACCCCTTCCGCTTCCGGGCCTCCGTCGCCCGCCCGGGTGACACGCTCCTGCTGTGCAGCGGCGGTCTCGCCGAACCCCTGCGCGGCGAGCCGCGCCTGGTCGAACACCTCACCTCCCGCTGGTCGCGGAGCGAACCGCCCGGCGTCGCCGCGTTCCTCGCGGACAGCACGGTCCGGGTCAAGGGGTACGCGGACGACCGGACAGCCGCCGCCGTTTGGGAGGCGTAA
- a CDS encoding helix-turn-helix transcriptional regulator gives MLGTTGLAALGLDDTHESAYRALVSVGAADVPDLARRLTLGEHDTERALRRLERHGLAAQSSARSGRWVAAPPGVALGALLTQRRHELDQAELTAALLAEEYRAQATEPAAVDLVEVVTGAAAVAQRFLQLQLGANDEVCALVTGNPVVVSGTDNDAEEQAAGRGVRYRVVVERSVLHLPGGIAELSAALGRDERVRVVDEVPTKLVIVDRSLAMVPLTSQVVEPAALVVHASGLLESLSGLFESVWRDALPLRLGAPGTPGGPATVVEEERDGPDGTDLEILSLLLAGLTDASVAKQLDLGLRTVQRRVKRLMELTGVTTRLQLGWHTYEKGWVARGPQEVQPAAPVPTAAAAPAPAPAPD, from the coding sequence ATGCTCGGAACGACAGGTCTGGCAGCACTGGGACTGGACGACACGCACGAGTCGGCGTACCGGGCCCTGGTGTCCGTGGGCGCCGCCGACGTGCCCGATCTCGCGCGGCGGCTCACGCTCGGCGAGCACGACACCGAACGCGCGCTGCGCAGACTCGAACGGCACGGCCTGGCCGCCCAGTCCTCGGCGCGCTCCGGCCGCTGGGTCGCCGCGCCGCCCGGCGTCGCGCTCGGCGCGCTGCTCACCCAGCGGCGCCACGAGCTGGACCAGGCCGAACTGACGGCCGCCCTGCTCGCCGAGGAATACCGCGCGCAGGCCACCGAACCCGCCGCCGTCGACCTGGTGGAGGTGGTGACCGGCGCCGCCGCGGTCGCCCAGCGCTTCCTGCAGCTCCAGCTCGGCGCGAACGACGAGGTGTGCGCCCTGGTCACCGGCAACCCCGTCGTCGTCTCCGGGACGGACAACGACGCGGAGGAGCAGGCCGCCGGCCGCGGCGTCCGCTACCGCGTGGTCGTCGAGCGGTCGGTCCTGCACCTGCCGGGCGGCATCGCCGAACTGTCCGCGGCCCTCGGGCGTGACGAGCGCGTACGGGTCGTGGACGAGGTGCCGACCAAGCTGGTGATCGTCGACCGGTCCCTCGCCATGGTGCCGCTGACCTCGCAGGTCGTCGAACCCGCCGCACTCGTCGTCCACGCGAGCGGGCTGCTCGAATCCCTGTCGGGTCTGTTCGAGTCGGTGTGGCGGGACGCCCTGCCCCTGCGGCTCGGCGCGCCCGGTACGCCCGGCGGGCCCGCCACCGTCGTCGAGGAGGAGCGGGACGGGCCGGACGGCACCGATCTGGAGATCCTGTCCCTGCTCCTCGCGGGGCTGACCGACGCGAGCGTCGCCAAACAGCTCGACCTGGGGCTGCGGACCGTACAGCGCCGGGTGAAGCGGCTGATGGAGCTGACGGGCGTCACCACCCGCCTCCAGCTCGGCTGGCACACGTACGAGAAGGGCTGGGTGGCCCGCGGCCCGCAGGAGGTGCAGCCCGCGGCACCGGTACCGACAGCGGCAGCGGCACCGGCACCGGCACCGGCACCGGACTGA
- a CDS encoding methylated-DNA--[protein]-cysteine S-methyltransferase has product MTTYHTTLASPVGELLLTADESGVLTSLSVPGQKGGRTVGPDWRHAPELFAEAERQLAAYFAGELKEFRLPTRTSGTEFREKVWDALDSVPYGTTTTYGEIAARIGASRIAVRAVGGAIGANPLLIVRPCHRVIGADGSLTGYAGGLERKVQLLTLETPEDR; this is encoded by the coding sequence GTGACCACGTACCACACCACCCTCGCCAGCCCCGTCGGTGAACTCCTCCTCACCGCCGACGAGTCGGGAGTCCTGACCTCCCTGTCCGTGCCCGGCCAGAAGGGCGGACGCACGGTCGGTCCCGACTGGCGGCACGCGCCCGAACTCTTCGCGGAGGCCGAGCGGCAGCTCGCCGCCTACTTCGCCGGTGAACTCAAGGAGTTCCGGCTGCCGACGCGGACAAGCGGCACCGAGTTCCGCGAGAAGGTCTGGGACGCGCTCGACTCCGTCCCCTACGGCACGACCACCACGTACGGTGAGATCGCCGCGCGGATCGGTGCCTCGCGCATCGCGGTGCGGGCCGTCGGCGGAGCGATCGGCGCCAATCCGCTGCTGATCGTGCGCCCGTGCCATCGGGTGATCGGCGCCGACGGGTCCCTCACCGGGTACGCGGGCGGGCTTGAGCGCAAGGTCCAACTCCTCACCCTCGAAACCCCCGAAGACCGCTGA
- a CDS encoding PPOX class F420-dependent oxidoreductase, with product MTAFSEAERAYLKSQRLGRLATVDQHGQPQANPVGFFPQDDGTILIGGYAMGTTKKWRNLQKNPKVGLVIDDIVSLRPWKVRGVDIRGEAELLTGPHELGPHFSEELIRVRPRRIHSWGLEEE from the coding sequence ATGACCGCATTCAGTGAAGCCGAACGGGCGTACCTAAAATCCCAGCGGCTGGGCCGCCTGGCCACCGTCGACCAGCACGGCCAGCCGCAGGCGAACCCGGTCGGCTTCTTTCCGCAGGACGACGGGACGATCCTCATCGGCGGTTATGCCATGGGGACCACCAAGAAGTGGCGCAATCTCCAGAAGAATCCGAAGGTCGGTCTCGTCATCGACGACATCGTCAGCCTGCGGCCCTGGAAGGTGCGCGGGGTGGACATCCGCGGGGAGGCCGAGCTGCTGACCGGTCCGCACGAGTTGGGCCCGCACTTCAGCGAGGAGCTGATCCGCGTCCGTCCTCGCCGGATCCACAGCTGGGGTCTGGAGGAGGAGTAG